The genomic region GCGGGACGGCGTTCTTCACCAACAAGCTGATGACGAGGCTCCTGGCGAAAGCTGACAGCACGGCGGTGGGCAGCTTCATTGACGGGCTGCTGCTTTCCAACAACAGCGGCAGCCCAACCACACATGTCGATTTCGCGGCCGGAACTGCCAGGTCGGGATCGTCGTTCGTCTCCAGCGCCAGCACCATGACGAAGCGGTTGAACGGCACATGGGCAGTAGCAACCGGGAATGGTGGCCTCGATACCGGCTCCGTTGCGGCAAGCACGAGCTATTTCGCCTATGCCATCCGCAAAGATTCGGATTTGTCCTTCGACGTCGTTCTATCGACTTCGGCAACGATCGGAGGAGTCAACACGACGCTGCTGACCGGCTACACCATCGTCAAACAAATCGGAGTGGTGATTACGGATGCGAGCTCGCTTATCCGGCCATTCGTGATGTATCCACGCGATGAATATACGTTCGTAACGCCGGTCGTGGATGCAGCCAGCGTCAGCATATCAACAACATCGAACTTGCTCGCGCTCACTGTTCCGAACGGGGTTAAAGCAAAGGCCAAACTGCGCTTTTTCTACACATCAGGTGCAACCACCGCTTCGGCGCTTCTTAGCGACCCAGCACAAGGTGTTCTGGTCGCCGGCCTTGGAGGTGATGGCGGCAACGTGGGCTCTATCCAGGTTGCATCGAGCTATGCCGTCGGGTCTGGCGAGATCTGGACAAACACAGCCAAGCAGATCCGCCGCGTCGCCGGCGCCTCCGGCAACTGTTGGGTCTGGACTGATGGCTTCCACTATCCATGCGGGAGGAACGCGTAATGCCCTACGTTTCACGATCGGCCGGCGGCGCTATCGATGGTCTCTACGAGCAATTGCAGGAAGGGGTAGCGGAAGAATTTCTGTCAGATGACGATCCCGCTCTTGTGGCCTTCCGGGATGCCCCGCCCGAAGTGTTTTCGGTTTCCGCGCGTCAGTTTCGGCTGATGCTTCGGCGCTCCGGTCTGCTCGACCAGGTCAAGGCGTGGGTGGCTCAACAGGACGGCGAGACGCAGGATGCGTTCGAATATAGCGGCACCTTCGTCAAGGACAGCCCGATGATGGCGGCCGGCTTTGCGGCCATGGGCTTCGCGTCGCAGCAGATCGATCAGTTTTTTGCGGCCGCAGCTTCTCTCTAACCGTCAGGGGGTCAAATAGCCGGCGTGTATACCGTATCGAATGGCTATCAAAAAAGCGCCCCCGATGCCGACGGCGAGGAGAACTGCCACACGTGTTTCGTCCTTCAGCAATTTTAACTTCCACAAAAAACGATGAAGTAGGCCTTCCAGGCCGTCAGTATCGGGTAAGGACATACTTGCGTGGATGGCAGATGGTAACAATCTCCGTGTGAGGACGGTACGGCGGGCGGTATTCCACCAATAGCTGACCGCACTCGTGAAAGGTCTTCCTGACATACACCTTTTTAGGGTGGTAAACGACGTGGCGCGTAGCCGGTGGTGGGCGATAACCCTCGATTATGTCAGCTGCAAAAACCGGCTGGCACAGGATAGCTGTGGCACTGACAGATAGAGAAACGGCTAGTGCTCGAAACATATTTCGCTCCTTGATGGTGTTAAGGAAATATGGCGAAGGGCGAAGATGTCGAGTCTTGGCTACCCCACCTCCCTGACATCATTTGATGCGCTGCCGCGCTAAAAAGCCAAGCCGCCTCCGAGCGGCATTTTCACATCCAAAATCGGAGAACTCTCCATGCTCGTCCGTAACTGGCGCGAGGTGCTTAAGCGCGCCTGGTCGGTGCGCCTGATGGCCTTGGCGTTCCTCTTCATCATCCTTGAGCCGATCTACAATTTTGTGGCCGCCACCTGGGTAGCGAAGAACCTCTACATCCAACTCGCCATGTCGGCGATCACGGGCCTTTTGGCCGTTGCGGCGATCATCGCCCGCATTTTCGTTCAACAGAAAGTTTCAGGAGATCTGAATGGCAAACCGCCTGCAGAAGGGTAGCGCCGCGGCTGCAATGGCCGTGGCGCTCGTCGGCAGTTTCGAGGGGCTTCGGCAGAATGCCTATCCAGATCCGGCCACACAAGGCCAGCCGTGGACGATCTGCTACGGGTCCACCAACGGCGTGAAGCCCGGAAATTACAGGACGGTCGCCCAATGCAAGGCGCTGCTGTCTCTGGAGCTGCAAACCTATGCGGCCGGCATTGAGCGCTGCGTCACGGTCCCACTGCCGGATGCGCGCTTCGTGGCGTTGACCTCATTCGGTTACAACGTCGGCATCAAGGCCGCCTGCGGGTCCAGCGCGGTAAGGCTCATCAATCAGGGCAAGACCGCCGAAGGCTGCGAAGCTCTCCTCAAATGGAACCGCGCCGCGGGGATCGTCTTCCCAGGCCTGACCCGGCGCCGGCAGAAAGAACGCCAGTTCTGCCTGGAGGGTATCTGATGCTCTCCCTAATCCCCGACGTCATCAAGCTGCCAGTCGCCGTCGCCCTCGGCGCCATGCTCGCTTTCTACCCGGCTCGTTGGCTCGGGCAGTCGGAAGGCAAGCAAATGGCCGCAACAGCCGCCCTCACGAAATCCGTCCAGGTTCTGCGCGAAAGGAACACAATCGATGACGAAGTTTCCACTTCTGATGCTGCCGCTTTGTGCGCTGATCTCGGGCTGCCAGACGACCAGCAAGCAGAATGCGTGCGACGGGTTCTCTCGCCTGACGCCGAGCCTGCAGACGTCGGTCATCGTCCTGAAGACGGATCGGCCGTTCGCAAACCAGATTGCCAGCCACAATAAATTCGGCGCCGCTCAAGGCTGCTGGGAGTAGACGCCGATGATGAATGCAATTTCACTCGCCTTGACGAACCCGATGTTGAATGCCGGGGGCGGAAGCGGCGGAGATCCCGACCGCTTCATGTTCTTTGCGACGCGCAACCGAATGCCATCAGGTAACATCGTCACCGCGGCGTCCGGCACTGAATATGTGTGCACCAAGATGGTCATCAACACGCCGTCTTATAAAACGCGGATGTTCAAGTTTCACCTGTCCGGCTTTGCCTCGACGGAAGGCGGGAACTCGCCACAGGAAACCATCGTCACCGGCACGATCGGCGCGCCTGGCAATTCCGTTGTCGTCGATGCGATGTTCGCCCGGGTCGCAGGCGTCTTCTACCAGTTGCAAGTCGCAGCCTCGAATACGGTAACCATCGCCGACCAGACGAATGGCGCCTGGACGGACGAACTGACCACGCCGGACGTCGCGGCCGAAAGCGAAATTGAGCTGTGGGTGTTCTATCATACCGCTGTCGCTGAAAAGATTTGGCCGGTGTTCCGCATTCAGAAGCATCGCGGTGAACGCGTGTGGGGTGCTTCCGATCACGCAACCTTGCTGGCATTCAAGGATACGCCGAACGCCGACAGCACAGTCGCGCTCGATACCGGCTACGGAACGCTGGCACAGCCGCAATATTACGGGTTCGACTTCATGGTCGCCAAGGGTGACTGGGATGGCCGTCCGATCGCCCTTGGCTTCGTCGACAGCCTGGGTGAAAGCCGGCAGGAATTCAGCGCTGCGGCTGATACGCGCGGCAATCTTGGCTGGTTTCGCCGCTGGCTCGACAAGAATGGTGGTATCGGTCGAATCCCCCATTGCTTGGTTGGTTTGCCCGGCGCGGGATCTGTCCGCGAATATACCGGGACTGGTTCAGCCATTGCGACCAGGCGCCGGGATATCATCCGCGAAATCTACGCATTCAACGGCAACCGGTGGCCTTTCACCGTCATCGCAAACCAAATGGGGCAAAACGATACATCCACGTCGTACAACACGTGGTTCAACACCAACTATCGTTCACTGGTCACCCGCATCCGCGCCGAATACCCTGGCGTTCGCATTGTCGCGTTCCCCCCGTTGGGTCGCACCACGATTACCCGAAGCGTCACCATCACATCGGTGGGCACCACGGCAACAGCAACCATGACCAGCGGTCTCAATGGTTTGGTGACCGGACAGACCGTCAGCATTTCAGGGGCGACGGGTGTGACTGCCTACAATGGTAGCTACGTCATTACGGTCACTGGCGCGGATACCTTCACATACACCTTCGCTGGCGGCGCATCTCCGGCCACAGGAACCATCGTCGTCAACGAACAAGGGCTTCATACCTCCTATCAGGTATTTGGTGCCAACAATACATGGCCGGCAGATGGCACGGATGCTTCCGGCAAATGGCGCTTGCGTAACGATATTCTCGCACAGACATCATCTTGCTGCGATGCTGCTATCGACACCTATGCTGCTTGGGTATCGCCTACCGTTGATGGCATGTGGCCCGGCATGCTGGAGTTGCCAAGCACGACCCTGACAGTCCAGTCGGGAACGGACGGGGTGACGCCATATAATACGATCACCGTCGCTGACCCGAGCATCTTCCGACCTGAACAGAACATCCATATCTATAGCGGCCCTGACGGCATCGCGCGTCTCAGTTCGCAGGTGGTCGGTAGTGTTTCGGGGAATGTGATTACCTATCAGGGATCGAGCGCCGTTATCCTACCTATCGGCTCCGTCGTAAGGGCCGCCGCGTCCATCGGTGAGTTGACGCCAGTGTCTTTCGTGCATCCGCAGGGCATCATGATTGACCGCATCGCCAACGGCATTTCCCAATCCGAAAAGTTGAAGTTCAACCCATAGACAGGCAGGCGTCGACATAAATGGCATCCAATGACGACATCCTTCGCGCGCTCGGCCGTGTCGAAGGCAGACTGACCGGAATCGAGGATAGCGTTTCTCACCTTCGCGAGGAGGTCAGCGACGAGAAAGATAGTGCCCATGAAAGTCGTGCTGTCATCCACAGACGGCTCGACGAGCAGGCCAAGCAAATCCATCTCCTCGACATGACGATAACGGTCAGCAGTGGCGTTGATGGCCAGATCCGCGAGGAGATCAAAAGCGTCAAGGAGACCGTCGAGAAGAACCACGAGGTGGTCGCACCCACTCTCGAGGAGTGGAAAAAAATGAAGACCCTCGGCTACGGGGTCTCAGGGCTTATCGCCTTCGCCGGCCTGACGATCGGCGGCATCATTGCCTATGCCAGCGATGGTGCAGTTGCGGCCTTTCGGCATTGGTTGAAGATCAACTGATTAGTGAACCGTGATCCACGCCAAGGAAGTCACCGCCTACCGCGCAGTCGATTGATGTATAGGGATTTCGCAGCTTTTACAGCGATACCTGAAAGCCGCCGCACGGGAGGATGTATTTCTGCGCTGGGACTCGAATACTTCGTTAAGTTGTGTCACCATTGGTGAATCTACAACGGGGCGCTGACAGCTTTATGAATACAATCGCAACATTGATATCGAATGCACAGACACCGACGGGCGGCGTCTTTGTTCTTTCAGCCATTATGCTGATCGGCTTCATTTTCTTCGCTCCAAAGATAACGCCCGGCAGTCCATATGCTCCGTACGCTCTGCCTTTACTTGGCGTTATGGTTGTCGTGCCGGCGACCATGTTTCTAGGAGTTGCCAAGATTGTGCAATCTGACGCCGTTTCAGCGGTCCTAGGGGCAGTAGTTGCTTACATTTTCACTTCGCGAGCACAGCAGCCTCCTGGCTCCAACTAACAGTCCGTTTATCCTTGTCTGACCTAGCGACGACGTGAACTGGTCAATCGCACCAGTCGTTTCGCCGCTTTGGGCTCCATGTTCGTGCAAACCCTTCCTTCAGCAGCTTCTTGCCGATTTCTTCACCATTCTTTCGGTAGATGTTGACCAACGGCCGGTGCGTTTGTGTCTTGTCCACCGCGCCGCTGAACACGACGCGCAGTCCCTTTTCAGCCAGCAGCTCTTTCAACCTGCCCTTGGCGATCAACGCCAGGTTCCGTTCTTTGATGCACTTCGCGTGCGATCCGATCTCCGGCGTATCGACGCCCGAGATAAACGGAACTCCTTCCCCCAGTAGTCGCATGTTCTGCCCATCGCATTTCACTGTGTCGCCATCGACGACGGTCAGCGATGCGCAGATGATCAGCCCAGCAATCATTTATCATTCCCTTCTTGTGTTCCGAGATCACCGCGAAACATAGCCGATGACGATGTTGGCACCGCGGTGACCGCATTTGCATTTCAGGCGCGGACCTATTGCCGAAATCTTCGTATCTTTGCCGAGCCGCTTCTGCAGTGCCCACCGATCAAGTGGCTGTTTCCGTTTGCAAGCCGCGTTCCTGCAAAAGGCCACTAACCCCTCCCACTCGGGCAGATCGCCAAAGGTGCGGTCTTCGGCCTGGATCTCGTCGCGAGGCACGTAGCCCATCTTCCGGGCCCAGACGTCCGGCTTGTGGTGGTATGTCATCCTGCAGCGTTCGTAGAAACTGTTCTCTGTGCGCTCGCACCCACGCTCTTTCGCGAGCTTCGGCAGCAGCGACGGCATATTGATGTTGTCATATTTCTCGAAGAGCTCGCTACCGTCATAGAAACGCAACAACTCACAGTCCTCGCAGATCACGCCGACTTTCTTTCCGCGATGCCAGCCGAGGAACTGCTCGGTATCAGTCGAATTCTTATCGCTCATCTTCCAAGGCTTCGCCGATCGGCTGCTCGCGCATATCCGTTTTCCACATCTTCTGTTTTCAGATTGGCGGCCGCAGCGCCGATGTTCTTATTATGTTCGCATGCGCTTGCGAGTCAATAATCAATCTAGGTCAATTGCTTTTTAAGGTGATGCTGATGAACTGCCGGCATGACGAAGCCGCCTCGCAAGTCTCCCAAACCGCTGCTCGGTGAAGCCGACGCGCTGCTCCGCAGTCGCCCACGTCGGCGCCGAGATCCCGACCAGCCCAGCCTTCCGTTAGATCTCATGCCGGACCGTATCGAGCCCTGCCTTGCTTTGCTGAAGCCAAAGCCACCGAAGGGTGATGACTGGGTTTATGAGGTCAAGTGGGATGGCTATCGCCTGTCGGTTCATGTCGGGCCGACAGGCATTCGCATCCTGACGCGCGGGGGCCACGATTGGACAGATCGTTTCCCGGCGATCCAACAGGCGGCGTTGTGGCTTCCTGTTGGCACGGCAATCCTCGACGGCGAGGCGGTGGTTCTCGACGAGCAGGGCCGGCCGGATTTCGGCCTGCTGCAACAATCGCTCGGCGGCCGTGGCGGCAAGAAGAGCTCAAGCGACGCCATCTTCATGGCTTTTGATCTGCTCTATTTCGACGGCCATGATCTCAGAAATTCCGAACTCAGCATGCGCCGGCATCTGCTCGAGGATCTGGTGCCGGCTGGCGAGCAGGGCGATATCCGGCTTTCCGAGGAGATCGAGGCTGATGGCGATCTGTTGCTGGCAAGCGCCTGCGAGCATGGCCTTGAGGGCATCATCGCCAAGCGTAGGAGTGCGCCCTATAGCTCCGGCCGCCTTGGCGATTGGGTGAAGATCAAATGCGTCCAGAGCGACAGCTTTGTGATCGTCGGCTATGAGCGATCCACAGTCGCGCGTGCCGGGATAGGCCGGCTTCTGCTCGCCGCGCGCAAGAGCAAGACGCTGGTCTACGTTGGCGGGGTCGGGACGGGCTTCAACGAGCGCAACGCTCATGAGCTTCGTGAGAATCTCGACGGCCTCATCACATCCACGCCGGCTGCGGTCGTCGATCGCAAGGGAGCAATTTTCGTGAAGCCAAAGCTCATTGCCGAGATCGAGTATCGGGCGTGGACCGGCGACGGCAAGCTGCGGCACGCCTCTTATAAGGGGCTGCGGGAGGAGCAGGATAACGCCGCGGTTTATGACTTGGATGAGCAAAGATTGTCGTCGTCGAGCCGTTGATCCGACTGCAGCATTATTAAGCGCCGGCGCTCGGCTCCTTCAATACTTGGGCGGCATCGACACCCCGCCCGAGGCGGTCCAAGAATAGCGGTGCGCTGGCGCCCATATAAAGCGCGGTCAATGAGTTCGCTGCGTCGAGAAATGCAGGAATAGCCCCGGCGACCAAGATCATCAGCACACGGATTATTATGTAGAAAGGCCGCAGGTAGCGTTCCGGGCAGCGGCCGTCTAGATCGACGGATGCTTTCAGCGCCGCGCCAATTTCCACTGCGATACTGCCGAAGCATCCTATGAAAAAGGTCGTAGGAACCGCACCAAGATAAGGAACTACTACGACCGATTGCACCGATTATGCTTTCCACTGATCTCGCATATCGCGGCCCGACTTACCCCCAAGCAAAAGGTACGACGTTGCAGGTGCGAGCAAGCGCGCAACCCTACGGGCTGCGCCTGCGCGGTGCTGATACTTAAGGACAAGCATGACGACATTCGCAGCAAACATCGCAGCCGCGACGCCTGCAAATACAGAGAACAGAACCTCAGTCAGATGTGTCATCGATAACCTGCTAAAATAGCCCGACGGAACCGTCGGCAATTGATACGGGCACGCGACGCGAATCGCCTCAGCGAAAACGTCGTCCTACCCCTCGCAGGCCGCAATACGTGCAAAGCTCATCTTATGCCCCCCAAGACTACGAACCATGCTGCCAATTTACTCTCCGCCAATTAACGGCGGTTTAAGGAAATTGTTGCATCGCTCGCAACATGATTTTCTTGCCAGACTATAAGGGTAACTGTCAATACACCTTATCGTAGCATTGAATAGTTACCCGTGCGTACCAGTGAGATATGCAGGTAAGCCCAGGACTTCAAGCGTCACCGGCTACACCGCGCCGTCTTCATCGAGATTGTGCACCGGCAGATAGGTGTTTTTCTCCATCCACTCTCGGACGATAAACCTGATCATGTCGTTACGCGTCATGCCAAGCTCGCTGACCAGGTCGCGCAAGGCGTCCTCGACGTCATCCTCCATCGAGACGGTGCCGGCATTGCGCAGCCGTAGCGCCGCCCGACGAAGCATGATCTGCAGATCAGCTCGCGAGATATCTGCGATCCGATCGGCGGCGTCCTCAAGTAGGGTGGCGGTGTCAGGCGAGGTCATGGCGGCGGTGCTTCCGTGTGAGCGAGTCCTTGAGCGACTAATGTGTTCGGTGCCGAGCTATCTCCAGGCCTGCCAGCCCGGAGCGAAACAAAAGGCTGGCGCTGCGATGAGATTGCCAGAATAGCAGGCGCCGACGCGTCTATATCCTACTGCCGCCATGCATGTGTCATGGTATGCTCCAGTGTCTTCCGCTGCGATATGATGATCCATGCGACGCACCGTGCATTCATAGGAGGCGCGTTCGGTGTTGGATTCCGACCATCCGCCCAAAACTGCGAGTATCAGGCCAAGGGATACTAACGTGACCAGAATCGCGCCCAAGGCCTTTGCGAGTATGCCAAGTGCCGTGAAAAGCCTTTCCATGCGTCAATTCGGTTTCTGATCAACCGGTTTCAGAGCCGTAGCGATGATCTCACCAAGTACTCCGTGCAGTATCTGAGCAAAACCGAGATCCATGCGCAGACGCGTTGAAACATCGATGACGGGTCCGTTCGCCCCGTCGGCGTGAAGCGCGCCGAGGGATATGCAAACTGTGTTGTTACTGAGACGATTTTCTGAAAAGAAATCAACAAAAACCGTGCGCGCATCGGCATCCCGAATTTCAGCATCATGGTCGCCAATCTTAGTGGTTCTTCCAGACCTAATGACAACATCGTTGCTCACTGCAATATCCTCCCCGTTGAGCGGCACGTTCTGCGAGCAACGTGGAATAGTCAAGGGCCCCAAGTTATCCACATTGTGCTTCAAAACGACGCCATGAAGTGTGGATGTTAGAGCTTCGGAAAGCGTGTCGACACCAAGCGTTAAACGGTTCTCTGCGCGCTCCGTAGAAGACAGCGGCCGGCTGCCGCTGGCGAATGCCAGAGGAGCCATAAATGCAAAACAACGTGAGACCGATAGCGCCGGTCAGCATCGCAGGCCTGAATCCACAGATCCCGCCCACAGGCATGCCCATTTTCGAGCTCGTCAATCCAGTCGATCTTTTCGTTGATCCAGCCTATCAGCGAAACATCAGCGAAAAGGGTACTCGCCAGATTAGGCGCATTATCGAAGGTTTTGATTGGGTTAAGTTCAAGGCGCCCATTTGCGCTTACGCTGAATGCGACGGACAGACGATCCTCAAGGTTCTGGATGGTCAGCATACGGCGATTGCCGCTGCGTCGAACCCGCACATTGAGAAGATCCCGGTCATGATAGTCGAGGCGGAGAGCACCATCGCTCAGGCAAAGGCATTTATCGGCCAGAACACAGACCGGCTCGGTGTGACGACGCTGCAGCTTCACCAGGCAGCGCTGGCGGCTGCAGACGAGGACGCCCAGACATTGGAACTCGTCTGCACCAGAGCCGGCGTGAAGGTTTTGAAGACCACCAACGCGTATACCGGAACCGGTAGCCGTCAGACGATTGCGATCAAGCAGATTGAGGCACTCGTCAGCCGGCGCGGTCCGAAGCTCGCGCGTGAAATCTTGGAGGTTTTGGCGAGCGCAGAACGTGGTCCCCTCACTGCTCCGCAAATCAAGGCTGTGGAGATGCTCCTTACAGACGAGGAATACTGCGACAAGATCACGCCCGAGGACCTGACTGACGCCATAGTCGACTTGCTATTCACGGCCGAGGATGAGGCGAAGCTCTTTGCCGCTACGCACAAGGTGCCGTTTTGGAGGGCGCTCGGGATCACGTGGTTCAGAAAGTGCAAAAAGCGAAGGGCGATCGTCAAGCAGGCTGCCTAACGACCGCTTTGTTCACCCCTACTTGCCGCGGCGGCGTCGTTGTCTGCCGCGGCAGCTTTCCTAGGTCACGGCAATAGCCGATATTCCTGCTAACCTTCTAAACGGGTTTCATCAGCAATCATGCGGTCAACAGCTTCAATCTGGTCTTGGATCGATAACAATGACGACTGGCCGACGCGTCGGCTCAAGGACTGACTCGATGCTTCGATTGACTGCACGTCGATGTTCTTCGCCTCCGAGCGGCGCTGCTCAACTAAGGCAGCTCGGATTTCATCAAGCTTTGCAAGCGGTGACTGGGAATCGGTCATATGTGTCCTCCATCTGATTGGGTGCTGCCAGACATGAAAGCTCCCGCGACATGTTGCATAGCTTGTCGCATGGATTCGCCGCTGGCTAATTGAAATCCTTGGAAATCAAAGGAAATAGTTGCAACACGAATGCGACATGCAGCAACTTACTTTGCGCCATAAGCGCTTGATTTTATTGGTGATCCCGGCGCGATTCGAACGCGCGACCCCCAGATTAGGAATCTGGTGCTCTATCCTGCTGAGCTACGGGACCACTTGAAGCCATGCATACAAAAGGCTTGGCGCGAAGCCAAGCCTTAATTGTTGTCAGACGCCCAGGCGTTGTTCGGCGAGGCGGACCCAGTAGGAGATGCCGTGGGCGATGGCTTCGTCGTTGAAGTCATAGGCCGGGTTGTGCAGGCCGGCGCTGTCGCCGTTGCCGATGAAGATGAAGGCGCCGGGGCGGGCGTTCAGCATGTAGGAGAAATCCTCGCCGCCCATCATCGGATCGATTTCGGCGTTGACGTTGCCCTCGCCGGCAATGGCGCTGGCGGTGGCGACCGCATGCTCGGTTTCATCTGGATGGTTGATGGTGACGGGGTAGTTGCGGTTGAAGCCGATCTCGGCCTCGGCGCCGTGGGCGGCGGAGATGCCCTCGACGATCTGGCGGAACCGGGTCTCGGCCAGCGTGCGCACCTCGGGGTCGAGGGTGCGGACGGTGCCGGCGAAGGTCGCGTCGTTCGGGATGACGTTATGGGCGAAACCGGCATTGAACTTGGTCACCGAGACGACGACCGAGCTGATCGGATCGGCGGTGCGCGAGGCGATCATCTGCAGGTTGGAGACGATCTGGGCGCCGATGGCGATCGGGTCGATCGTCCGGTGCGGCTGGGCGGCGTGGCCGCCGCGGCCCTTGATGGTGACGGTGAATTCGTCGGTCGCCGCCATGATCGCGCCCTTGCGGGTGGCGAACTGCCCCACAGGCAGGCCCGGCAGATTGTGCATGCCGTAGACCTCTTCGATGCCGAAGCGCTCCATCATGCCGTCCTTGACCATCAGGTTGCCGCCGCCGCCGCCCTCTTCGGCGGGCTGGAAGATGACGGCGATATTGCCGTTGAAGTTGCGGGTTTCGGCCAGGTATTTCGCAGCGCCGAGCAGCATGGCCGTGTGGCCGTCATGGCCGCAGGCATGCATCTTGCCCGGCGTCTTCGAGGCCCAGGGCTTGCCTGATATTTCGGTCAGCGGCAGGGCGTCCATGTCGGCGCGCAGGCCGACGGTGCGGCGGCCTTCGCCCTTGCCCTTGATCAGGCCGACGACGCCGGTGCGGCCGATGCCGGTGACGATCTCGTCGACGCCGAATTCCTTGAGCTTTTCAGCGACGAAGGCGGCCGTATTCTCAACCGCGAAGAGCAGCTCGGGCCGGGCGTGAATATGACGGCGCCATTCGGCGACCTCGTCCTGCAATTCGGCGGCTCTGTTCAAAATCGGCATGTTGGCGTTCCTGTTATGAAATCCCGGCAATCGTTCATCGCATCACAAGGACGTGAGGCGGCTGAGGCGTGAGCCTGTGGAAATTACTTAGTCAATGACCTTTGCCATGTCATAGCCATATAGGCTAAATAGGGGAAGGTTTCGAGATTTTCCTGATATCCGAAGGACAAAGCGTGTCGACGAGCCACTTCCGTTTGTTTGCCGCCTTGCGGCCGCTGAGTTTCGCGGTCGCCGCGACGGCTGGTTTTCTTGCCTCGGTTCCGCTCGCCGCGGCCAATCCGCATATTCTCGTCGATGTGCAGACCGGCCGTGTGCTCGAGCATGAAGAAGCCTTCCGCAAATGGTATCCGGCGTCGCTCACCAAGCTGATGACCGTCTATACCGTGTTCGACGCGATCCGCGCCGGCCAGATCAGCCTCGATACACCCATCGTCATGAGCAAGCGCGCCGCCGCGCAGCCGGCCGCCAAGATGTATTTCAAGCCGGGCCAGAAGCTGACGCTCGATAGCGCGCTGAAGATCCTGATGGTGAAATCGGCCAACGACATCGCCGTCGCGGTCGCCGAAGCCATCGGCGGCACGCAGGAAGGCTTCGTGACGCGGATGAACGGCGAGGCGCTGAAGCTCGGCATGACGGATTCGCATTTCGTCAATCCGAACGGCCTGCCGGGCAAGGGGCAATATACGACGGCGCGCGATCTTGCGGTGCTGACCGTGGCGCTGCGCCGCGATTTTCCGCAATATGCCAGCTATTTCGCGCTTGAGGGTTTCACCAACGGCCAGCAGAACGTGCCGAGCCTCAACATGCTGATCGGCCGCTTCGCCGGCGCCGACGGCATGAAGACCGGTTTCATCTGCGCCTCGGGCTTCAACCAGATCGGTTCGGCGACCCGCAACGGCCGCACCATCGTCTCCGTCGTGCTCGGCACCGACAGCCTGGCGGCGCGCGCCGATGCAACGGCGAACCTGCTGCAAAAGGGCTTCACATCGCAGTTTCCCGGCAATGAAACGCTGGGGTCCCTGCGGCCTTACGGGCAGGGGCAGGACCAGGTGACCGACATCTCCGCCGATATCTGCAGCGCCAAGGGCGCCAAGATACGCAGCGAAACGCGCGACGAAGTCGGCCGCATGAAGGTGCAGTCGCCCTATATCCTGGAAATGGACCACGATCCGCGCTTCGTCTTTGCCGGCCTCATTCCCGGTCAGGACCCGCAGCCAGCTCAGCAGCCGGAAAAGGTGGCGACCGGCGATACGGCGGGAGGCATCGCCAACGTGCCGGTGCCGATGCCGCGCCCGACATCTTTCTAAGATCAGCTTCTAGGGTCAAACGACATGAGCGCGCTCAACGACAGGATTCCGGTCACCATCCTGACCGGCTTTCTCGGTGCCGGCAAATCGACGCTGCTCAACCGCATCCTCAAAGATCCCGCGATGAAGGATG from Rhizobium sp. BT03 harbors:
- a CDS encoding lysozyme codes for the protein MANRLQKGSAAAAMAVALVGSFEGLRQNAYPDPATQGQPWTICYGSTNGVKPGNYRTVAQCKALLSLELQTYAAGIERCVTVPLPDARFVALTSFGYNVGIKAACGSSAVRLINQGKTAEGCEALLKWNRAAGIVFPGLTRRRQKERQFCLEGI
- a CDS encoding DUF1515 domain-containing protein codes for the protein MASNDDILRALGRVEGRLTGIEDSVSHLREEVSDEKDSAHESRAVIHRRLDEQAKQIHLLDMTITVSSGVDGQIREEIKSVKETVEKNHEVVAPTLEEWKKMKTLGYGVSGLIAFAGLTIGGIIAYASDGAVAAFRHWLKIN
- a CDS encoding thermonuclease family protein, with translation MIAGLIICASLTVVDGDTVKCDGQNMRLLGEGVPFISGVDTPEIGSHAKCIKERNLALIAKGRLKELLAEKGLRVVFSGAVDKTQTHRPLVNIYRKNGEEIGKKLLKEGFARTWSPKRRNDWCD
- the ligD gene encoding non-homologous end-joining DNA ligase yields the protein MTKPPRKSPKPLLGEADALLRSRPRRRRDPDQPSLPLDLMPDRIEPCLALLKPKPPKGDDWVYEVKWDGYRLSVHVGPTGIRILTRGGHDWTDRFPAIQQAALWLPVGTAILDGEAVVLDEQGRPDFGLLQQSLGGRGGKKSSSDAIFMAFDLLYFDGHDLRNSELSMRRHLLEDLVPAGEQGDIRLSEEIEADGDLLLASACEHGLEGIIAKRRSAPYSSGRLGDWVKIKCVQSDSFVIVGYERSTVARAGIGRLLLAARKSKTLVYVGGVGTGFNERNAHELRENLDGLITSTPAAVVDRKGAIFVKPKLIAEIEYRAWTGDGKLRHASYKGLREEQDNAAVYDLDEQRLSSSSR
- a CDS encoding CopG family transcriptional regulator, which translates into the protein MTSPDTATLLEDAADRIADISRADLQIMLRRAALRLRNAGTVSMEDDVEDALRDLVSELGMTRNDMIRFIVREWMEKNTYLPVHNLDEDGAV
- a CDS encoding M20 aminoacylase family protein yields the protein MPILNRAAELQDEVAEWRRHIHARPELLFAVENTAAFVAEKLKEFGVDEIVTGIGRTGVVGLIKGKGEGRRTVGLRADMDALPLTEISGKPWASKTPGKMHACGHDGHTAMLLGAAKYLAETRNFNGNIAVIFQPAEEGGGGGNLMVKDGMMERFGIEEVYGMHNLPGLPVGQFATRKGAIMAATDEFTVTIKGRGGHAAQPHRTIDPIAIGAQIVSNLQMIASRTADPISSVVVSVTKFNAGFAHNVIPNDATFAGTVRTLDPEVRTLAETRFRQIVEGISAAHGAEAEIGFNRNYPVTINHPDETEHAVATASAIAGEGNVNAEIDPMMGGEDFSYMLNARPGAFIFIGNGDSAGLHNPAYDFNDEAIAHGISYWVRLAEQRLGV
- a CDS encoding D-alanyl-D-alanine carboxypeptidase family protein codes for the protein MSTSHFRLFAALRPLSFAVAATAGFLASVPLAAANPHILVDVQTGRVLEHEEAFRKWYPASLTKLMTVYTVFDAIRAGQISLDTPIVMSKRAAAQPAAKMYFKPGQKLTLDSALKILMVKSANDIAVAVAEAIGGTQEGFVTRMNGEALKLGMTDSHFVNPNGLPGKGQYTTARDLAVLTVALRRDFPQYASYFALEGFTNGQQNVPSLNMLIGRFAGADGMKTGFICASGFNQIGSATRNGRTIVSVVLGTDSLAARADATANLLQKGFTSQFPGNETLGSLRPYGQGQDQVTDISADICSAKGAKIRSETRDEVGRMKVQSPYILEMDHDPRFVFAGLIPGQDPQPAQQPEKVATGDTAGGIANVPVPMPRPTSF